A single Ignavibacteriales bacterium DNA region contains:
- a CDS encoding glycosyltransferase family 9 protein: MKQKRLLVIALSGIGDALMFTPALKRIREERPDLAVDVLLMYKAAADIYERSGLADRVLFFDFLNANPLSALRYVLSLRGKYDFSISVYPSNRKEYAVISFLIGADRRGGIKYKRVYKKELGFLNNVLVDEDDRKHNTEHNLMIAAKLLGFEAGTPPELVFNLTGDDRSFAEEYIRTLPQGKRVIGMHPGCSLLKNHIKRRWEPEKFASLAKKLITDDNALVLIFGGPEEEELKEYIRKECNSEFCFSVKTKNLAQSAAIIGKCDVFVTNDSSQMHVAAAMQRKTIAIIGPTNTSYIYPWRTEHTMVSLGLECSPCFFYSPSPLSCSRSDVQFKCIKEIDTQMVYTAVKKYL, from the coding sequence ATGAAACAGAAACGGCTTTTGGTTATCGCGCTCTCCGGAATAGGTGACGCGCTGATGTTTACTCCCGCGCTGAAGCGGATCAGGGAGGAGCGTCCTGACCTGGCTGTTGATGTCCTGCTGATGTATAAAGCCGCTGCTGATATTTATGAGCGGAGCGGACTTGCCGACCGTGTTCTCTTCTTCGATTTCCTGAACGCAAATCCCCTATCAGCACTCCGGTATGTTCTTTCTCTCAGGGGGAAGTATGATTTTTCGATAAGTGTATATCCTTCCAACCGGAAAGAATATGCAGTTATTTCATTTCTTATAGGAGCTGACAGGCGGGGCGGGATTAAATATAAAAGGGTATATAAGAAAGAACTGGGTTTTCTGAATAATGTTCTGGTTGATGAAGATGACCGAAAGCATAATACCGAGCATAATCTGATGATTGCAGCGAAGCTGCTCGGATTTGAAGCAGGAACCCCGCCGGAACTGGTTTTTAATCTCACCGGTGATGACCGCTCTTTTGCTGAAGAATATATCCGCACGCTTCCGCAGGGGAAAAGAGTCATTGGTATGCATCCCGGCTGTTCTCTGCTGAAAAATCATATTAAAAGAAGATGGGAGCCGGAAAAGTTTGCTTCACTTGCAAAGAAACTGATTACTGATGATAATGCACTTGTGCTGATTTTCGGAGGACCCGAAGAAGAGGAGCTTAAAGAATATATCCGTAAGGAATGCAATTCTGAGTTTTGCTTCAGTGTAAAGACGAAAAACCTGGCTCAGTCTGCCGCTATTATCGGTAAGTGTGATGTGTTTGTGACTAATGACTCAAGCCAGATGCATGTTGCCGCGGCAATGCAGCGGAAAACCATAGCCATCATAGGGCCGACCAACACTTCATATATTTATCCCTGGAGGACGGAGCATACCATGGTTTCACTCGGGTTAGAATGTTCACCCTGCTTTTTTTATTCCCCGAGTCCTCTTTCCTGCAGCCGCAGCGATGTGCAGTTTAAGTGCATTAAAGAGATTGATACGCAGATGGTATATACCGCTGTGAAAAAGTATCTTTAG
- a CDS encoding ATPase — protein sequence MSKLLSRFRNQRNGQQDQNEKWGAYGDFLYRMFRILRAVLAIIAGVSMIAEYGFHLHPAYSEAGHQLRVYILNVYFILSLFQILTARNIPEYIRRRKGESLLLLFIGVYLVFPDLASKIALSVNPNLTPVAVTNVYLVASQVFLLLALIFNWVRFSSRLTNYRIHPPALLMISFLFLIMFGAGLLSLPKATHSAGMPFLDALFTSASAVCVTGLTVVDTGSYFTFTGQLIILFLIQLGGLGIMTLTTFISVILGNAAQLKEYATLKDMLDEESTGKIRQTVLVIVLMTVIIESIGALSIYYSIDPAYLSARKDKIYFAVFHSVSAFCNAGFSLDPAGLAHVRLASNNLMLFTIMTLIVLGGLGFPVMSNIGRKLNPFARKGFNRRRLSLHSKIVLVSTLILLASGLLLIYILESGRILAGMSFAEGFIASLFQSVTLRTAGFNTVNFSALAEPTLFIMVLYMWIGASPGSTGGGIKTTTFTVALLNLVSLGRGRRYVELWGREIPQVAVIKAFATIILSVFFISLAIFTMMLAEPDKEFMALLFEVVSAFSTVGLTTGITTSLSPAGKCIIITMMFLGRIGLLTFLFTFLRHRSEGKYRYSEEHIII from the coding sequence TTGAGTAAATTACTGAGCCGCTTCAGAAATCAGCGGAACGGGCAGCAGGATCAGAATGAAAAATGGGGAGCTTACGGTGATTTCCTTTACCGCATGTTCCGCATCCTCCGGGCTGTTCTGGCGATTATTGCCGGGGTAAGCATGATAGCCGAGTACGGATTTCATCTGCATCCTGCATACTCGGAAGCCGGGCATCAGCTCCGTGTATATATACTTAACGTCTATTTTATCCTGAGTCTTTTTCAGATTCTCACCGCCCGGAATATTCCCGAATACATCAGAAGGAGAAAAGGGGAATCACTGCTGCTGCTGTTTATCGGGGTTTATCTGGTGTTCCCCGATCTTGCATCTAAAATTGCTCTTTCAGTTAACCCGAATCTGACACCGGTTGCCGTTACCAATGTATATCTGGTGGCCAGCCAGGTATTTCTTCTGCTTGCACTGATCTTTAACTGGGTGCGGTTTAGTTCACGGCTGACCAACTACCGTATTCATCCGCCCGCGCTGCTTATGATCAGTTTTCTTTTTCTCATCATGTTTGGAGCGGGTTTGCTTTCGCTGCCAAAAGCCACGCATTCAGCGGGTATGCCGTTTCTGGATGCGCTCTTTACCTCGGCGAGTGCGGTTTGTGTAACGGGTCTTACGGTGGTTGATACGGGCAGTTATTTTACCTTTACCGGGCAGCTGATTATTCTCTTTCTCATTCAGCTTGGGGGGCTGGGCATTATGACGCTCACTACTTTTATAAGCGTGATACTTGGCAATGCAGCTCAGCTTAAAGAGTATGCAACGCTGAAGGATATGCTGGATGAGGAAAGTACGGGAAAGATACGGCAGACGGTGCTGGTGATCGTCCTGATGACGGTAATAATCGAATCAATCGGAGCTCTAAGTATATATTACTCCATTGATCCGGCATATCTTTCAGCCAGAAAGGATAAAATCTACTTTGCGGTTTTTCATTCGGTGTCCGCGTTTTGCAATGCCGGATTTTCTCTGGATCCGGCAGGCCTTGCGCATGTCCGTCTGGCATCGAACAATCTGATGCTTTTTACCATCATGACACTCATTGTGTTGGGGGGACTTGGATTTCCGGTCATGTCCAATATCGGAAGAAAACTAAACCCGTTCGCACGAAAAGGATTCAACCGGCGCCGGCTTTCACTTCACAGCAAGATCGTTCTGGTATCAACACTGATACTCCTGGCAAGCGGGCTGCTGCTGATATATATACTGGAGTCCGGCCGGATACTCGCGGGAATGAGTTTTGCTGAAGGCTTTATTGCATCGCTCTTTCAGTCCGTTACGCTAAGAACCGCGGGCTTTAACACGGTTAATTTTTCCGCGCTGGCGGAGCCGACGCTTTTTATCATGGTTTTGTATATGTGGATTGGGGCTTCACCCGGTTCAACGGGAGGAGGCATTAAGACGACTACCTTTACCGTTGCATTATTAAATCTGGTGAGTCTTGGCAGGGGAAGAAGATATGTGGAGCTCTGGGGAAGGGAAATACCTCAGGTTGCAGTTATTAAAGCATTTGCCACTATTATTCTCTCCGTATTCTTTATTTCGCTGGCTATTTTCACAATGATGCTTGCCGAACCTGACAAGGAATTTATGGCGCTTCTTTTTGAAGTGGTTTCAGCATTCAGTACTGTCGGGTTAACTACCGGAATCACAACATCGCTCAGCCCGGCAGGTAAATGTATTATCATAACGATGATGTTTCTGGGAAGAATAGGATTGCTCACATTTCTCTTTACCTTCCTCAGACACCGGAGTGAAGGAAAATACCGTTATTCAGAAGAACATATTATAATATAG
- a CDS encoding glycerophosphodiester phosphodiesterase: MPVQITAHRGASGSAPENTLVALQKAIEAGAEYAEIDVQETSDGKLVLLHDPDLKRTAGIKKNIWQASYDEIKHLDAGSWFSNAFRGEKIPLLEEAIELVRGKMLLNIELKTNGYEVRLAERVCETVKRMNFSGQAIITSFEPGQIKAVESTAPEMRTGLIFYFMPSYNVLSIQSPVLSMHKRNAGKKFIEQAREAGKELHIWTVNEEKDMRELIQAGVDNIITNYPQQLRNILNSMT, translated from the coding sequence ATGCCAGTACAAATTACAGCTCACAGAGGGGCCTCGGGTTCGGCTCCTGAAAATACTCTTGTTGCATTACAAAAAGCCATTGAGGCAGGGGCAGAGTATGCCGAGATTGACGTTCAGGAAACTTCTGACGGCAAACTGGTTCTGCTGCACGACCCCGACCTGAAAAGAACTGCCGGCATTAAAAAGAATATCTGGCAGGCCTCTTATGACGAAATTAAACATCTTGACGCCGGCTCATGGTTTTCCAATGCGTTCCGGGGAGAAAAAATTCCCCTGCTGGAAGAAGCAATTGAACTGGTCCGCGGCAAAATGCTTTTGAATATAGAATTAAAAACAAACGGTTATGAAGTCCGCCTTGCCGAAAGAGTGTGTGAAACCGTGAAAAGGATGAATTTTTCCGGTCAGGCAATTATCACTTCATTTGAACCCGGGCAGATTAAAGCCGTAGAAAGTACTGCGCCTGAAATGCGTACCGGCCTTATTTTTTATTTCATGCCGTCATATAATGTACTTTCCATACAGTCCCCCGTACTGAGTATGCATAAAAGAAATGCCGGGAAAAAATTCATTGAACAGGCGCGTGAGGCCGGCAAAGAACTGCATATCTGGACGGTAAATGAGGAAAAAGATATGCGCGAGCTGATTCAGGCGGGGGTGGATAACATCATCACCAATTATCCTCAGCAGCTGAGGAACATCCTCAATTCAATGACCTGA
- the hemG gene encoding protoporphyrinogen oxidase, giving the protein MSKRIAIIGGGISGLSIAYWLYKANADVYVLEKGSEAGGSMESQADAGFLFDRGPNSGLETTPLLQEMVAGLELQDEFIYASTTGNKRYILRDGILHPLPMSPPLFLKSKLFSTGAKLRLMAEPFVGRSKDGYYQSVAQFVERRLGREFLDYAINPFVSGVYAGRPEDLSVKSSFPKLYELEEEYGGLILGTIRSIRKRKKRAEKSKQSAKMFSFRSGMQTLPRAIAAKLKDRFIPLADVQEISKENNKYILSYNNAGAVKQFEADMIINTAPAFIASPLFRKFDATLSNHLDAVYYPPVLVVYTAFEKAAIKQPLDGFGFLIPEKEKRNFLGAIWSSVLFPGRSADGSASFTLFVGGARNSQIANEDREKVINTALREFREIMGIDELTDPVYLSHRFWSKAIPQYTIGYIEHERYFDEFEKRFPDIILAGNYRGGISVGDCIKNSKLTADKALSRLS; this is encoded by the coding sequence TTGTCTAAGCGAATTGCAATTATCGGCGGAGGAATCTCCGGACTTTCCATAGCGTACTGGCTCTACAAGGCAAATGCTGATGTTTATGTGCTCGAAAAAGGTTCTGAAGCCGGCGGCTCAATGGAAAGCCAGGCCGATGCAGGTTTTCTCTTTGACCGGGGACCCAACAGCGGACTTGAGACCACCCCCCTTCTGCAGGAAATGGTGGCCGGGCTTGAACTTCAGGATGAATTTATTTACGCAAGCACTACCGGCAATAAAAGATATATACTCCGTGACGGAATCCTTCATCCCCTTCCGATGTCACCGCCTCTCTTTTTAAAGAGCAAACTTTTTTCAACCGGCGCAAAACTTCGCCTGATGGCAGAACCTTTCGTCGGCAGATCAAAGGATGGTTATTACCAGAGTGTGGCGCAGTTTGTTGAACGGCGTCTTGGCAGGGAGTTTCTTGATTACGCAATTAATCCGTTTGTCTCGGGTGTATATGCCGGAAGACCGGAAGATCTCTCCGTAAAATCTTCCTTCCCGAAACTATACGAACTGGAAGAAGAATACGGCGGACTGATTCTCGGAACCATCCGGTCCATCCGCAAAAGAAAGAAACGCGCTGAAAAATCAAAGCAGTCCGCGAAAATGTTTTCTTTCCGCAGCGGCATGCAGACTCTGCCCCGGGCAATAGCGGCTAAACTGAAAGACCGGTTCATTCCTCTGGCCGATGTGCAGGAAATCAGCAAAGAAAACAACAAATATATACTTTCCTACAATAACGCAGGCGCGGTCAAGCAGTTTGAAGCTGACATGATAATCAACACTGCCCCTGCTTTTATTGCGTCACCTTTGTTCAGAAAGTTTGATGCCACATTATCCAATCATCTGGATGCTGTCTATTATCCTCCGGTGCTTGTTGTATATACCGCCTTTGAAAAGGCCGCCATCAAGCAGCCGCTCGACGGATTTGGCTTCCTTATTCCGGAAAAGGAAAAAAGAAATTTCCTCGGGGCAATCTGGAGCAGCGTGCTCTTCCCCGGCAGATCTGCGGATGGCTCTGCTTCCTTTACCCTTTTTGTGGGAGGAGCAAGAAACTCACAGATAGCAAATGAAGACCGGGAAAAGGTTATTAATACAGCTCTGCGTGAATTCCGCGAGATTATGGGTATTGACGAACTTACCGATCCGGTATATCTGTCTCACCGTTTCTGGTCCAAAGCAATACCGCAGTATACCATCGGATATATCGAACATGAGCGTTATTTTGATGAGTTTGAAAAACGCTTCCCCGATATAATACTTGCAGGTAATTACCGCGGAGGCATATCCGTGGGGGACTGCATAAAGAATTCTAAATTAACCGCCGATAAGGCATTATCACGTTTATCATAA
- a CDS encoding TrkA family potassium uptake protein has translation MRKKIAVIGLGHFGEYLSQKLSDSGSEVLAIDKDPEKLEQIKDAVTQTVCLDSCDEKVLRSQGLEEFDAVVIALRDNFEETLLTIMNLQKIGVKRIIVRAVTAEHQQILRHLGVDEVLLPEEETAIRLAQSLTMENIIDSFSLNDDYIIIEAEAPGEYIGKTIRELDMRKSFGVSLITIRRMTESKGVLGFGKKSIEKIIGIPDADTVVERGDILVLFGPEKNIKKVFGKN, from the coding sequence ATGAGAAAAAAGATTGCTGTAATAGGACTCGGTCACTTTGGCGAATATCTGAGCCAGAAACTCTCAGATTCAGGCAGTGAAGTTCTCGCCATTGACAAGGATCCGGAAAAACTTGAACAGATTAAAGATGCGGTAACGCAGACGGTTTGTCTGGACTCCTGTGATGAAAAAGTTCTGAGAAGCCAGGGGCTTGAAGAGTTTGATGCAGTGGTGATCGCCCTGCGTGACAACTTTGAAGAAACACTGCTGACCATCATGAATCTGCAGAAGATCGGTGTGAAGCGTATCATAGTCCGCGCGGTTACCGCTGAACATCAGCAGATTTTGAGGCATCTCGGCGTTGATGAAGTGCTGCTGCCTGAGGAAGAAACAGCCATACGGCTTGCTCAGTCACTCACCATGGAAAACATCATTGATTCATTCAGTCTGAATGATGACTATATCATCATCGAAGCCGAAGCACCGGGAGAATATATCGGAAAGACAATCCGTGAACTGGATATGAGAAAAAGTTTCGGGGTAAGTCTGATCACCATAAGGAGAATGACAGAATCAAAAGGGGTTTTAGGGTTTGGCAAAAAAAGCATAGAAAAGATAATCGGCATCCCCGATGCAGACACCGTCGTCGAACGGGGAGATATACTGGTGCTATTCGGACCGGAGAAGAATATTAAAAAGGTTTTTGGGAAGAACTGA
- a CDS encoding cation transporter, whose protein sequence is MGTRFALGVAINVLYIIIEGGYGFLTGSLSLIADAGHNLGDVLALLTSWFALYLCTLRPGGNKTYGYRRSSILAALFNSALLLVAAALIAAEAVQRFFTPQAVPGTEIMIVAGIGIILNFATAMLFYRDKEHDLNIKGAYLHMMADALVSVSVVAGGFIIYTWNIYILDPVISLVIVAVIVYNTWGVLRDSLNLAMDFVPGKINLTEVRGFLLSINGVKELHDLHIWAMSTTETALTVHLIMPDSEPDDKLLSDICADLKRLFGISHSTIQIEKGSQAHPCSLNTAGTH, encoded by the coding sequence ATGGGTACCCGCTTTGCCCTGGGTGTGGCGATTAATGTTCTTTATATAATAATAGAAGGCGGTTACGGATTCCTGACCGGCTCGCTCTCCCTGATAGCCGATGCCGGGCACAATTTAGGTGATGTGCTTGCCCTGCTCACTTCATGGTTTGCCCTCTATCTCTGCACGCTTCGCCCCGGAGGCAATAAAACATACGGATACAGAAGATCAAGCATTCTGGCTGCACTTTTCAATTCGGCACTGCTTCTGGTCGCTGCGGCTCTCATTGCCGCTGAAGCGGTCCAGCGTTTCTTCACCCCGCAGGCAGTTCCCGGAACCGAAATCATGATCGTAGCGGGAATTGGCATCATCCTGAATTTTGCCACAGCCATGCTCTTTTACCGGGATAAAGAACACGACCTGAACATCAAAGGCGCTTATCTCCATATGATGGCAGATGCACTGGTTTCCGTCTCGGTTGTTGCCGGAGGTTTTATCATTTATACATGGAATATATATATTCTTGATCCGGTCATCAGTCTGGTTATTGTAGCTGTTATCGTTTATAATACCTGGGGAGTGCTCCGGGACTCGCTTAATCTCGCGATGGATTTTGTCCCCGGCAAGATAAACCTTACCGAGGTACGCGGGTTTCTTCTTTCCATCAATGGAGTGAAGGAACTTCATGATCTGCACATCTGGGCAATGAGCACAACAGAAACAGCTCTAACCGTACACCTGATTATGCCGGATTCAGAACCGGATGACAAACTTCTCAGTGACATCTGTGCTGATCTTAAACGACTTTTTGGTATCTCCCACTCAACCATTCAGATTGAAAAAGGAAGCCAGGCGCATCCCTGCTCACTGAATACCGCAGGAACACATTAA
- the hemB gene encoding porphobilinogen synthase: MSTQLPIKRFRRLRYNPLVRDMVRETVLTKNDFIYPLFVVPGQNIKNPVKSMPGVFQLSIDMLVKECAEVAALGLKAVILFGIPDHKDEVGSGAYDEQGIIQRAIRAIKKDVPNLLVITDVCLCEYTSHGHCGVLDGEEIVNDATVSLLVKEALSHADAGADMIAPSDMMDGRIYAIRKALDYKGHTKIPIMSYAAKYASGYYGPFRDAAESTPAFGDRRSHQMDIGNAEEALREVEADIEENADIVMVKPAGPYLDIIRRVKDTFKMPTAAYQVSGEYAMIKAAGANGWIDEQRVMMESLYAIKRAGADMILTYFAKDAAKLL, translated from the coding sequence ATGTCAACACAGCTTCCCATTAAACGCTTCCGCCGTCTCCGCTATAATCCGCTCGTAAGAGATATGGTGCGCGAAACGGTTCTCACAAAAAATGATTTCATCTACCCCCTCTTTGTTGTCCCCGGTCAGAATATAAAAAATCCGGTTAAGTCCATGCCCGGTGTCTTTCAGCTTTCTATTGATATGCTGGTTAAAGAGTGCGCTGAAGTTGCAGCTCTCGGACTGAAAGCAGTTATTCTGTTCGGCATCCCGGATCATAAAGATGAAGTCGGTTCCGGCGCATATGATGAGCAGGGTATAATTCAGCGTGCAATCCGCGCAATCAAAAAGGATGTACCCAATCTGCTGGTAATCACCGATGTATGCCTGTGTGAATATACATCGCACGGCCACTGCGGAGTGCTTGATGGTGAAGAAATTGTGAATGATGCAACCGTCAGTCTTCTTGTTAAAGAAGCCCTTTCTCATGCCGATGCAGGCGCTGATATGATTGCCCCGTCAGATATGATGGACGGCCGTATCTATGCTATCAGGAAAGCTCTGGACTACAAAGGCCACACAAAGATTCCGATTATGAGCTACGCGGCTAAGTACGCCTCCGGATATTACGGCCCGTTCCGCGATGCAGCTGAATCAACCCCTGCCTTTGGCGACCGCCGTTCTCATCAGATGGATATCGGTAATGCCGAAGAAGCGCTGCGCGAAGTTGAAGCCGACATCGAAGAAAATGCTGACATCGTCATGGTAAAACCCGCAGGACCGTATCTGGATATCATCAGAAGAGTGAAAGATACATTCAAAATGCCGACCGCAGCATATCAGGTCAGCGGTGAATATGCCATGATCAAAGCAGCGGGCGCAAACGGATGGATTGACGAACAGCGGGTGATGATGGAATCTCTCTATGCCATCAAACGCGCCGGCGCCGATATGATTCTCACCTATTTCGCCAAAGACGCCGCGAAGCTTCTGTAA
- a CDS encoding DUF2723 domain-containing protein has protein sequence MNFSLFHRITAAVVFVISTLVLLFTVQPSVSFWDCGEFIAAAYYLQVPHPPGTPFFLLVGKIVSMIPFAENIAYRVNMVSVFSSSLSVLFLYLVVVKLIRNYKKAEPANLWEALGTYIPAAIGALSFSFSDTFWFNGVEAEVYALSTVLFAAIAYLMLRWNERADEKDNEKYILLIALLIGFSTGVHLMSVLAIIAVVMVIMFRKYVTDDEMAKRSGYFLLIHIGIALLFAFIMWGGEKSSTPPDIEQYKAFDSKFVTFIGLLSLVFIGINYKRLVNLSSYYILLILGGLALVVTYPGVVKIMPNMLKNIAGNNINTALIIIALVMAGLAGFVYYTVKNNKPTLHLVGMSLILIILGFSTYTMVKVRANQDPPMNENEPKDFTELVSYLNREQYGDFPTFKRRFATEPHQMVVYDNYSSDLDFWWRYQMNHMMTRYWLWNYVGRESWNQDSGVNAWPFNGLANIIGKPFSISFAGEAKDSLFGIPLLIGLLGIYFHFRRDWKMASVFMVLFIFMGYLTAFYQNQQQPQPRERDYFYVGAFFVFSVWIGLGIRGLIEIIHDKMKSAELKPAIVAAVLLFGIVFVPGRMLQANYYTHDRSNNWVPWDYSYNLLQSCEPNAILFTNGDNDTFPLWYLQDVEGVRRDVRIVNLSLLNTPWYIRQLKHLEPYGSAVVKMKISDMGIQQIRPIIWKGVDLNVPVPAHVYQEFGVTDTSIINQGRISFRMNPTINAGEVQAVRVQDLMTRDIIESFGWERPVYFAVTCTEDSKIGLGDYLRMEGMAMRLVPFKRTPGVEFVNEEVLRAQIFDSNEEEFSKDFRPGMKFRGINDESVFFDENHTRLSQNYRNAFIRLALYYQNTNRMDESIKVLDEMERKIPRKRMPMDYRLQFDLSGLYMVAGAMDKYKEYAGEVEAEALKRKEGSAMDMGNPYNSYRILLEIYTNMKDYDKSIALLKELQAYYPNDPSLKSQIEMYEGLKATTAIQDTSK, from the coding sequence ATGAATTTTTCTTTATTCCACAGGATAACCGCCGCGGTGGTGTTTGTTATCTCGACTCTGGTGCTGCTCTTTACCGTGCAGCCATCGGTCTCTTTCTGGGACTGCGGTGAGTTTATCGCTGCTGCTTATTATCTGCAGGTGCCTCATCCTCCCGGAACCCCCTTTTTCCTTCTTGTAGGAAAAATCGTGTCTATGATACCGTTTGCCGAAAATATCGCTTACCGCGTTAACATGGTATCGGTCTTCTCAAGTTCCCTCTCGGTTCTTTTCCTCTACTTAGTAGTGGTTAAACTGATCAGAAACTACAAAAAAGCAGAACCGGCAAACCTGTGGGAAGCGCTCGGAACATATATACCCGCTGCCATCGGCGCGCTGTCATTTTCTTTCAGTGATACATTCTGGTTCAACGGAGTTGAAGCTGAAGTGTACGCTCTCAGCACCGTGCTCTTTGCAGCCATTGCGTATCTGATGCTCCGCTGGAATGAACGGGCAGATGAAAAGGATAACGAAAAGTATATCCTGCTGATCGCGCTGCTGATAGGATTCTCAACCGGTGTGCATCTGATGAGCGTGCTGGCAATTATTGCCGTGGTTATGGTCATCATGTTCCGGAAATATGTCACCGATGATGAGATGGCGAAGCGCTCGGGATATTTCCTGCTGATACATATTGGTATCGCGCTTCTTTTCGCGTTTATCATGTGGGGAGGCGAAAAATCCTCAACCCCGCCTGATATTGAGCAGTATAAAGCCTTTGATTCGAAGTTCGTGACCTTTATCGGTCTGCTCAGTCTGGTGTTTATAGGCATCAACTATAAGAGACTGGTAAACTTAAGTTCTTATTATATACTTCTTATTCTTGGCGGTCTTGCTCTGGTGGTAACCTACCCCGGCGTGGTAAAGATAATGCCAAACATGCTGAAAAATATAGCTGGAAACAATATTAACACTGCTCTTATCATTATCGCGCTGGTAATGGCCGGACTTGCAGGGTTTGTATATTATACTGTTAAGAACAATAAACCAACGCTGCATCTGGTTGGTATGTCACTCATCCTGATTATCCTCGGATTCTCAACCTATACCATGGTTAAGGTTCGCGCGAATCAGGATCCCCCGATGAATGAAAATGAACCAAAAGATTTCACTGAGCTTGTATCTTATCTGAACCGCGAACAGTACGGCGACTTCCCGACATTCAAGCGCAGATTTGCAACTGAACCCCATCAGATGGTTGTTTATGATAACTATTCAAGCGATCTGGATTTCTGGTGGCGCTATCAGATGAATCACATGATGACCCGCTACTGGCTTTGGAATTATGTGGGACGCGAATCATGGAATCAGGATTCCGGAGTGAATGCATGGCCGTTTAACGGACTGGCAAATATTATCGGCAAGCCCTTCAGTATATCTTTTGCGGGTGAGGCTAAGGACTCCCTCTTCGGGATCCCCCTGCTGATAGGACTGCTCGGTATATACTTCCACTTCCGGCGGGACTGGAAGATGGCATCGGTCTTTATGGTGCTTTTTATTTTTATGGGCTATCTTACGGCATTTTATCAGAACCAGCAGCAGCCGCAGCCCCGTGAACGTGATTATTTCTATGTGGGTGCATTCTTCGTCTTCTCCGTCTGGATTGGTCTTGGTATCCGCGGACTGATTGAGATCATCCATGACAAGATGAAGAGCGCTGAGCTGAAGCCCGCAATTGTAGCCGCGGTACTGCTCTTCGGAATAGTATTTGTGCCGGGAAGAATGCTTCAGGCAAATTATTATACCCACGACCGCTCAAATAACTGGGTACCCTGGGATTACTCATACAATCTGCTGCAGAGCTGCGAACCGAACGCGATTCTCTTTACAAACGGAGATAACGATACATTCCCCCTCTGGTACCTGCAGGATGTGGAAGGAGTGCGGCGTGATGTAAGAATCGTGAATCTGAGCCTTTTGAATACGCCATGGTATATACGCCAGCTCAAGCATCTTGAGCCATACGGATCAGCCGTGGTTAAAATGAAGATATCGGATATGGGGATACAGCAGATCCGTCCCATCATCTGGAAGGGAGTTGATCTGAATGTGCCGGTGCCTGCTCATGTATATCAGGAGTTCGGCGTTACCGATACGAGCATAATTAATCAGGGTAGAATTTCCTTCAGGATGAACCCGACCATTAATGCCGGTGAAGTTCAGGCAGTGCGCGTGCAGGATCTGATGACCCGCGATATTATTGAGAGCTTCGGTTGGGAGCGGCCGGTGTATTTCGCGGTAACATGCACCGAAGACAGCAAAATTGGTCTCGGTGATTATCTCCGTATGGAAGGTATGGCAATGCGCCTGGTTCCGTTTAAGAGAACACCGGGAGTTGAGTTTGTGAATGAAGAGGTGCTTCGCGCGCAGATTTTCGATTCAAACGAAGAAGAGTTCAGCAAAGATTTCCGTCCGGGCATGAAATTCCGGGGCATTAATGATGAAAGCGTCTTCTTTGACGAAAACCATACACGGCTTTCGCAGAATTACCGCAATGCGTTTATCCGTCTGGCTCTTTATTATCAGAACACCAACAGAATGGATGAATCCATTAAAGTTCTGGATGAGATGGAAAGAAAAATTCCGCGCAAGAGAATGCCTATGGATTACCGCCTGCAGTTTGACCTGAGCGGACTCTATATGGTTGCCGGCGCGATGGATAAATATAAAGAGTATGCCGGTGAAGTTGAAGCCGAAGCATTGAAGAGAAAAGAGGGAAGCGCCATGGATATGGGCAATCCGTATAACTCTTACAGGATTCTGCTTGAGATATATACCAACATGAAGGATTATGACAAGTCAATTGCCCTGCTTAAAGAACTGCAGGCATATTATCCTAATGATCCTTCACTGAAGTCACAAATTGAGATGTATGAAGGGCTGAAAGCCACCACGGCAATTCAGGATACTTCCAAATAA